One window of the Carnobacterium maltaromaticum DSM 20342 genome contains the following:
- the opp3C gene encoding oligopeptide ABC transporter permease, protein MSNLNEELKNLSPEMFEPAQDSGLVDREKIAAPSLNFFQDSWRRLKKNKAAVICLFILIFMISASIAAPLISPHDPNKQTVAYANLPPRIKGVNINGLNGTAKIGNTDKRVDKYAQKNVPDDVNYIFGTDGLGRDLFSRILAGMRVSLLIALIAAFFDLTIGVSYGLISGMSGGRVDNFMQRILEIIGGIPNLVVLILMLLVLQPGILSIGIALAITGWITMARVVRAQTLKLKNQEYILAAKTLGESNLKIAIKHLIPNLSGVIIINTMFTIPAAIFFEAFLSFIGIGIPAPQASLGTLLSDGYKTFRFLPHLMWYPAAVMCILMISFNLLADGLRDAFDPKMKD, encoded by the coding sequence ATGAGTAATTTAAACGAAGAATTAAAAAATTTGTCTCCTGAAATGTTTGAACCGGCACAGGATTCAGGATTAGTAGATAGAGAAAAAATTGCTGCACCTTCTTTAAACTTCTTCCAAGATTCTTGGCGTCGTCTGAAGAAAAATAAAGCAGCTGTAATCTGTTTGTTTATTTTAATCTTTATGATTAGTGCAAGTATTGCTGCACCACTAATTTCACCACATGATCCAAATAAACAAACTGTTGCCTATGCTAATTTACCTCCACGTATTAAAGGAGTAAATATTAATGGCTTAAATGGAACTGCTAAAATTGGAAATACAGATAAAAGAGTTGATAAATACGCTCAGAAAAATGTTCCTGACGATGTGAATTACATTTTTGGAACAGACGGTTTAGGACGTGATTTATTTTCACGGATCTTAGCTGGAATGCGCGTGTCACTTTTAATTGCTTTAATTGCTGCCTTTTTTGATTTAACTATTGGAGTTTCTTACGGATTGATTTCAGGTATGAGCGGTGGTCGTGTCGACAACTTTATGCAACGTATCTTAGAAATTATTGGTGGGATTCCTAACTTGGTTGTCTTAATTTTAATGCTTCTAGTATTACAACCAGGTATTTTATCAATTGGTATTGCTTTGGCGATTACTGGTTGGATTACGATGGCGCGTGTTGTGCGGGCTCAGACACTAAAATTAAAAAATCAAGAGTATATTCTTGCTGCAAAAACACTAGGTGAATCCAATTTAAAAATTGCAATTAAACACCTAATTCCAAACCTTTCTGGAGTAATCATTATCAATACGATGTTTACGATCCCAGCAGCTATTTTCTTTGAAGCCTTCTTAAGTTTCATTGGAATCGGAATCCCAGCTCCACAAGCATCACTTGGTACACTTTTAAGTGATGGGTATAAAACTTTCCGTTTCTTACCACATTTGATGTGGTACCCAGCTGCGGTTATGTGTATTTTAATGATTTCATTTAACTTATTAGCTGACGGTTTACGCGATGCGTTTGATCCAAAAATGAAAGATTAG
- a CDS encoding DUF3899 domain-containing protein, protein MKPKKIVSFLIILPLSVVFLWQVIKFQKVTFLETSNLSFIAAGILLIIGIFWYTLSSGVFDFFNYSLKKSAQALKRNTSDAEIEPLSKAVGKGYRSPLVAGAVLLIFSLITLFGYYL, encoded by the coding sequence ATGAAACCTAAAAAAATTGTATCTTTTCTAATTATATTGCCACTTTCCGTTGTTTTCCTCTGGCAAGTCATCAAATTTCAAAAAGTCACTTTTTTAGAAACATCAAATTTAAGCTTTATAGCTGCTGGAATTTTATTAATTATTGGAATTTTTTGGTATACACTATCTTCTGGAGTTTTTGATTTTTTTAACTATAGCCTAAAAAAAAGCGCTCAAGCCTTAAAACGAAATACATCTGATGCTGAAATCGAGCCTCTATCAAAAGCTGTTGGTAAAGGTTATCGCTCCCCCTTAGTAGCGGGTGCCGTTTTACTAATTTTTAGTTTAATCACTCTTTTTGGTTACTATTTATAA
- the trpS gene encoding tryptophan--tRNA ligase, with the protein METIFSGIQPSGIPTIGNYIGAMKQFIALQENYDCYYCIVDEHAITVPQDRIKLREQIRGLTALYLAVGLDPAKSTIFIQSEVPAHTQAAWIVQCNISLGELERMTQFKDKSAKSNRAGVSAGLLTYPPLMVADIILYQSNFVPVGEDQKQHLELTRDFVDRFNNKYGNGNQVLTLPEVKIPKFGGRIMSLQEPTKKMSKSDDNQKGFISMLDDPASIRKKIKSAVTDSSGVIEFDVENKPGISNLLTIYSAFSGETIESITPRYEGVGYGKFKEDLAEAVIAVMEPIQERYYALLKSDELDEILDAGAKHANAVANKTLKKMQNAVGLGRKR; encoded by the coding sequence ATGGAAACAATTTTTTCTGGAATTCAACCTAGTGGAATTCCAACAATCGGCAATTATATTGGCGCCATGAAACAATTTATTGCACTACAAGAGAATTACGATTGCTACTACTGTATTGTAGATGAACATGCAATCACTGTCCCACAGGATCGCATTAAACTTAGAGAGCAAATTCGCGGTTTAACAGCACTCTACTTAGCCGTTGGCTTGGATCCTGCTAAATCAACTATTTTTATCCAATCTGAAGTTCCAGCACACACTCAGGCAGCATGGATTGTTCAATGTAACATCTCTTTGGGAGAATTGGAACGCATGACGCAATTTAAAGATAAATCTGCTAAATCAAATCGTGCAGGTGTAAGCGCAGGTCTGCTGACTTACCCACCTTTGATGGTTGCAGATATTATTCTCTATCAAAGTAATTTTGTGCCTGTTGGAGAAGATCAAAAGCAGCATTTAGAGCTGACACGTGACTTCGTAGATCGTTTTAACAATAAATACGGAAATGGCAACCAAGTTTTAACACTACCAGAAGTCAAGATTCCAAAATTTGGTGGTCGAATCATGAGTTTACAAGAACCCACTAAAAAAATGAGTAAATCTGACGACAATCAAAAAGGGTTCATTTCTATGTTAGATGATCCTGCTAGTATTCGTAAGAAAATTAAAAGTGCTGTTACCGATTCAAGTGGTGTCATCGAATTTGATGTTGAAAACAAACCAGGTATTTCTAATCTACTAACAATTTACTCTGCCTTTTCAGGCGAAACAATTGAAAGTATCACACCTCGTTACGAAGGTGTAGGATACGGAAAGTTTAAAGAAGATTTAGCAGAAGCTGTCATAGCCGTTATGGAGCCAATTCAAGAACGCTACTACGCCCTTCTAAAATCAGATGAACTGGATGAGATTTTAGATGCTGGTGCAAAACACGCCAATGCAGTCGCAAATAAAACCTTGAAAAAAATGCAAAATGCAGTTGGCCTAGGCCGAAAACGCTAA
- the opp3b gene encoding oligopeptide ABC transporter permease, protein MKNYAKFLGKRIFFMLITLLLIASITFFLLKLLPGTPYSNQEKLSQEQIYIMNEKYGLNKPVIEQYWVYITGLLKGDLGTSFQFNNTPVSTLLSARVGPSLQLGLQAVILGTFLGIILGVIAAMNQNTWIDTSATFAAILGRSIPNFVFAVLLQLIFGVYLKWFPIAMWKDGFASSVLPTIALAISPLADSARFIRTEMVEVLSSDYIELARAKGLARWVVSFKHGVRNALIPLVTLLGPMAVGLMTGSLVVENIFSIPGIGEQFVKSIMTNDYPTIMGVTMLYSAMLVAIILLVDILYGIIDPRIRVAGGSN, encoded by the coding sequence ATGAAAAACTATGCTAAGTTTTTGGGAAAGCGAATCTTTTTTATGTTAATCACGCTTTTACTAATAGCATCGATTACATTTTTTTTACTGAAGCTTTTACCAGGTACGCCATACAGTAACCAGGAAAAACTATCGCAAGAACAAATTTATATTATGAATGAAAAGTATGGTCTCAATAAACCCGTGATCGAGCAATATTGGGTCTATATAACGGGGTTATTGAAAGGTGATTTAGGAACTTCTTTCCAATTCAACAATACACCTGTATCTACTTTACTTTCAGCAAGAGTCGGACCCTCGCTCCAGCTAGGTCTGCAGGCGGTTATTCTAGGGACATTTTTAGGAATAATCTTAGGGGTTATCGCCGCAATGAATCAAAATACGTGGATTGATACTTCGGCTACATTTGCCGCAATATTAGGTCGCTCTATTCCTAACTTTGTTTTTGCCGTGTTGTTACAATTAATTTTCGGCGTGTATTTAAAATGGTTCCCAATTGCTATGTGGAAAGACGGCTTTGCTTCATCGGTTTTACCGACAATCGCATTGGCCATTTCGCCGCTAGCAGATTCAGCACGTTTTATTCGAACTGAAATGGTCGAAGTTTTAAGTAGTGATTATATTGAATTAGCTCGTGCCAAAGGTCTAGCTCGTTGGGTTGTTTCCTTTAAGCATGGAGTTCGTAATGCATTAATTCCTTTAGTAACATTATTAGGACCAATGGCTGTTGGTTTAATGACAGGTTCATTAGTAGTTGAAAATATTTTCTCAATTCCTGGAATCGGAGAACAATTTGTTAAATCAATCATGACCAATGACTATCCAACTATTATGGGTGTAACAATGTTGTACTCTGCAATGCTTGTAGCCATTATTTTATTAGTTGATATTCTATATGGAATCATCGATCCAAGAATTCGTGTAGCGGGAGGGAGCAATTAA